CGCAATCGGTCATGCCGGGCGACTGGCATGCCGTGGCGCACGCCATGGGGCGCACCGGCGCATCTGCACGCCGGGTTGTCCTGACCATCCTGCTGGGCACTGCCACGTTGATGACGGCGGGCCATACGCTCGCCCAAACACCGTCGAATGCGCCATCGAATGCGGCGGCCTCATCGGCCACCGCAATCACCAACACCACCGGCGCGGTCGTCGCCTTGCCGTCATCGGGCGCGGTCACGCCGATCAAGCCCGCCGTGCCGATCGGTCAGACGACCATCGCGCAGGGTATCGCGCAGCTCAAAGAGCGCTACAACCTCTCGCACGTCTGGCTGCGCACCGAGTCGGACGGTGGCGTCGCGCTCGAAGCCGCCACGCCGGGCGACGAAGTCCAGCAGTTGCTGCCCGTCGCGAGCCTGTCGAAGTCGGTGACGGCGATCGGCATCGCCTTGCTGGTGCAGCAAGGCAAGTTGTCGCTCGACGCCAGACTCAGCGACCTGCTCACCGAATACGCCAAGGCCCACGGCAAGCCGCTCGACCCGTCATTGCGCGAGCTGACGGTACGACGCCTGCTCGCCCATCGCGCAGGCCTGGCGACGAACGGCTTCAACGATCCGGTCAATGGCCTGTTCAGCGGGCTGGCGATTCGTCGTGTGGGCGGCAGCGCCGACTTCTTCAACTATCTGGATGCGGGTGAAGCCAGCCATTCGACGGGCCGCTCCGACTTCGTCTATTCGAACGTCTCGTACCTGTTGCTCGGGATGGTGATCGAGGCGGTGTCCGGCGAGGATTACAAGGACTTCTGCGAGAAGCACATCTTCGCGCCGCTGGGCGTAGCGGATGCGAAGCTGCCCGAAAGCTGGCGCCTGCTTGCGCCGTTCGCGGGCTGGCAGATGTCGACGGGCGCGTTGCTCAAGGTGTGGCGCGTGTTCGACGTGCGCCACCCGAGTCTGCTCACGGAGAAGACGCTGCGCGCTTTGTTGCTTGATAAGCAGTCGGGGCCGGTGAACTCGGATCGCGATGTCTATTACACGCTTGGTGTGTTCCTGCTGCCGGGGGCCGGGGATCGAAGCTATCGCGTCAGTCACGACGGTATTGCCGACTTCTTCCGCACGCAGTCGACCTATTACACCGTGGTGGAGAAGACCGTGCCGGGCGACAGTTGGGCGCTGGTGGTCTCGCCGATTCCGCCGCGCGGCCAGTTCGGCGCGCTGCAGCGCGACGCGCGGCGCATCATTCGACAGGCGCGTCTGGTGCCTTGAGGGAGGGCTCGGCGACGGCGGCGTGGCCGAGATCCGCGCGATCTGCAATATCTGCGCGCGTGGCGAGATCGGAGAAGTCGCACGCATACGTCCCCGCAATCAGGCCGCGTTTCTGCGATGCGCTCAGTTGCTTGATGCGGTACTCGGCACGCGAGGCCGTCGACCGGTCGGAAAACGACAGTGAGAGCAACACACGCGACGGCGGATAGGCCCGCGTGAAGCGCGCCCCCTTGCCTGCCACATGCGCCGCGTAACGCGCCTCCACGTCGACCGTGATCCCCGTGTAAATGCGTCCACCGGCACACTCCAGCAAATAGAGATACCAGGGCTTCGGTGCGGCGACGGTCATGACTTCGTTTGATTCCAACGTCTGAGTTTGCTTCTGAAGGATGCGCGTATTGTAGTCGCACCATTCCAAAGACCGAACCATGTAAGATCGCTGTTCTGGCCCATCATCAAAACGACAAGCGCCATGAACGAAACGGTTTCGTCGGAGACATTGCACGCCTCGAATCTCTTGCGTCGCGAACGATTGCGCGCCCGGTTGCGGGCGCTCGGCGGTTACGCCGCCTTCGTGCTTCTCGCGCTGGCGCTATGGGCTGCAAGTCATGGAAGCACCACGCTCGGGCTATCGCCCACGGCAGCGCAAGCGGCAGTCCTCGTGCTCTTTACCATCGGCGCGTGGGCGTTCGGTCTGTTCCCCGAACCCGTCACTACGCTGACCTTCTTCCTGCTCGCAACGCTCCTACATGTCGCGAAGCCGGAAGTCATCTTTGCCGGTTTCCACTCCGCCGCATGGTGGCTCGTCTTCGGCGGCGCAGTCACCGGGCTTGCCGTGCGCACGACCGGGCTCGGTTCACGGCTCGCGTCCACGGTGTTCGCGCTCAAGCGTCCGACATACCCGCGCTATGTCGCGTCCGTCATGGTGGCCGCCGTCGGTCTCGCTTTCGTGATGCCCTCGACCACCGGGCGCATTCTGCTGCTCATCCCCATCGTGCTCGCGCTCGCGGATCGCATCGGTCTCACTGAAGGACGACGCGGACGCACCGGTCTCGTGATGATGGTCGCCGCCGCGAGCTACATGCCGCCGACCACGATCCTCCCTGCGAACATTCCGAACAGCGTGCTGATGGGCGCAGCCGACTCCTTCTATGGCGTGAAGCTGCACTACGCGCCGTACCTGCTGCTCCACTTCCCCGTGCTCGGCGCCCTCAAGGCAGTCATTCTCGTATGGGTCGTCTGTCGTCTGTTCCCGGACGACGGTCCGCTGACGAACACGTCCACCACCACCGCGCCACCACTCACCGCCGACGCGCGCCATCTGTCCATTCTGCTGGCACTCGCGCTGGCAGGCTTTGCGACGGACGCATGGCACAGCATCTCGCCCGCGTGGATCTCCGTGGCCGCCGCGATCATTTGTCTGTTGCCCGCGATTCATATCGTGACGCCGAAGACCTTCACCGACCAGATGCAGATCACGCCGCTCATCTACGTCGCGGGGTTCCTCGGCGTGGGCGCCGTCGTTGCGGATAGCGGACTGGGAGAGAAAGTTGCGCGATTGTGTCTGGATGCCGTGGGCATGGTGCCCGGCACGCCAGTCACCAATGCGGCGTGGCTCATCGCCATCGGCGCGGCCATCGGGCTTGTGGCGACCCTGCCCGGCCTGCCCGCCGTACTCACACCGCTCGCGGGCCAGCTCTCCACGGCGAGCGGGCTGCCGCTCTACACCGTCCTGATGCTTCAGGTGCCGGTGTTCTCCACCGTGTTGTTGCCGTATCAAAGCCCGCCGATGATGATCGCGATGCACCTCGGCGGCGTGGGCATGCGAGACGGCACACGGCTGACCGTCGTGATGACAGTCATCTCACTGGTGCTGCTCTTCCCGTTGGATTACGTGTGGTGGCGTGTGCTCGGCATGTTGCCGTAAGCCGCCGGAGACGAGGAGGAAGAAGAAGAGGACGCGTTGCGAGCCGCCATGTGACGCGTCGGAAGCCCCTGATGATCGCGGCAGAACACCAGCCAGCGATCGCCGTCTTCGTCGCGCCAGAACGCGCCCTCCCGCTCCAGAATCACACCCAGCCGAAGCCGCATGTCGCGCAGATGCGCGTCGCTCACGCCGGGCAGAATCATTCCGCGCACGTAGCTCAGATGCGGCACCGTTCGCAACAACGTGCGGATCAACTGACAGAATCGCCTCACCGCCTGATCGCTCGAGCGCGCGTCGGCATCGAGCCGGAAATCGACGATGGTCAGCACGTAGCCCGCAGCGACTTTGTCCAGACGATGACAAAGCGACAACTCGCCGTTCTCGACGCGTTGCCCCAGGGTGATGTGCATGCGTTCGCAGACTTCCGCGCGCGCCGTGAAACGGTGAGTTCTGAAAAATGCCGCAACGGCGCGCTCGCAGACTGTCATGGATGGGTCACTGGATGCGTTAGCGGATGGCTTCGTAAAGTTTGGTGAGATGTTGCCCCGCCAGGCCGTACAACTGACGCGTGACGTCGCGCAATTCAGCGCTCGCCGCATCGATACGCTGACGCAAACGATCGTTGCTCTTGCGCGTCTCGTCGGTCAGGCCGGTCGCGAATTCGCCGACCACCTCGTTGTCACGCCCCCGGTTCGACAGATCGGCGGCCGCGAACTCGAACGCCGGTTTGCCGAACTGCCCGACGCCGCTCACCACACCCCCGAACATCTGACCGATCTCCATCTTGTCGCGCATGCCGTAGCGTGCGCCGATCACACTGCCGCCGAGCGACATGACGCCCGTGAAGAGCGATCCGCCGGCGGAGGTCATCGCCGCGTCGTAGTGCTTCTTGTTGGCCCGGTATTTCTCGTCGCGCGCCGCCACACCCCTTGCGAACAGCATCACGTCGTGCCGCGTGCGGTACGACTGATCGGTGTTGCGCTCGCCCACGCGAATTTCCATCATCAGCTTTACCAGTTGCATGAGCGTCACCAGTCCGTCGACGGCACGTCCGCCGCGATCCGGCATCTGCCTATCCGACACCCACGCCCCGCGCTCACTCTGCGCCGTGGTTTGCCACGGCTTCGTCGTTGCAATGCCCGTCATTTGCGTTTCCCTTTGCATGTCCATTTTCGGAAGACGCGGCCAAAGCCGCGTCGAATATCGATAACGCGCACGCCGCTCACGCCATCGAGGCGGCGATGCGAATGCGCACAGCGCCCGTCTTCGTCACGGCGTCGCTGGCAGACGCGGCGATCTCGCCCTGCTGCGCCGACAACGTCTCCATGCGCTTGGCGACACGCTTCTTGTCGTCGCCGTTGAGTTCCATCAGAAACTGCAACCACATCATTTCCGTGCCCATATCGCGCGCCTGGCGCTGAAGCTTCGCGCGCTGGATGCCGATCGCGCCCGCCGTGATCTCCCGCGCACCGACCACGCCACCGCGTATCACGCCCGAGAGCGACCACATGCCGCGCACAATGGCACGACGTCCCTGGGCCCCGATCTGCCGACTAAACGACTTCGTGACATCGGCCGCCGTCACGCGTGCGCCCTTGGCGACTTGCTTGCCCGTCGACTTCACCACGCTGTCGAACGACCGGGACACCATGCGCTCGACCATCTGCTGCGTGAATTGCTCGGCCATGCGGTTGAAGCCGCGTTTGGCGAGATTGCGCGCGGTGCGCGTGCCGTTCTGCGCGAGCGACTTGCCGACGCGTTTGCCGACTTCCGTACCGACCTGATACGAGACCTCCGAGACCACGCGCTGTTTGATCGCGCCGATCGCAGCGTCGTCACCGGCCTTCACGGCCTTCGTGAGCGCTTCGCCCGCCCCGCCCTTCATCACGCGCGTAGCGGCCTTCGTCACCGAGCGCGAAACCATGAATCCGCGCACCGACGTACCGAAGCCGACAACCATCCCAAGCGCCTGAAACGCCATCTGCGCGTAGCCCCACTTCGTGGCTTCCGCCTCGTACTTCTCGGCATTCTTCGGATCGACGAGCGCCATCGTCTTGTAGACCGCAGCACCGATGCCGGCGACGCCCGCGCCAACGTCCGCGATGCCACCCGCAATCATCAGCGGGTTCATCGTCAGCACACCGGTCACGACCTTGACGGCGCCGACAACGACATCGACGGCCGCCACGATCCAGTCGAAGATCACCCCGAAGATGCCTCCCTTGCGCGCCTTGTCGGCGTCTTTCGTAGCGGCGTCCATCTGCTCGCGGAATTTTTGCAGGTCTTCCTGCCGCAGCTTGTCCTGACGCTCAGCGAGCAGTTCCAATGCCTTCTGCGTCGACTTCGCCGTGTCGCCCATCGCCTGCATCGAGATCATCGACGCGACCATCACGAGCGTGGACGGATCGAGTTTTTCGAGACTCGCAAGATCGGTCACGCCGAACGACGACGGGGGATTCATACCGTCCGCCGCCATCGCACCGCCCAGCGAATACAGGCGCTGCAGCAAGCGGGCGAACGCACTTTCCGCCTCTTGCCACGCCCCTGTGTCGACGTCGTCGGGAAGAAAGTCTTCCGACGCGAGCCAATCGTCCGACCGCTTGTCGTTTCGCACGGTCTGCGGTGCGCACGAGTGCAGCCGCTGCCTCGTGGGTTCATGAACATCACCCAGGGATGACGGACGGTATGCCGCGCCGATTGCGCCAATCACAGTCATAGGTTTCCTTTCCATGAAGAAGTTGACAGGGCGTCGCACCGGGCGCGCGCCGAATGTGCGAGCTTGCGATGTTGCGTGCTCTCGCCGCAGAGCCGTAGCGTCGCGCGGTACGCCTTCGTTGCAAAAGGCGCATTACCCACGCTCTCGTAACTCATGCCCGCCAGATACGAGGGGCGAGGGTCCGCCGCGCGAATCACACCGGCCTTGGCGAAGCACGGCAGCGCGTCGTCATGCTGACCGAGCCGCTGGTAGCACAGCCCAAGACCGAACCAGTCGTCGAACGACCATGGGTCGAGCGTGGCGAGCATGAAGTAGACGCGCTGCGCGGCCGCGATCTCGCCCTCCTTGAAGCGTTGGAGCGCATACGCACGAACGCATGCCAGATCGCTTTCGTCGAGATCCGCCAGCATGCGCAGCGCGCCACCTCGCTCGAAGAAGCGCGAGAAGATCGCCGCCGTGTCGGCGGCTGACGCGTCGTGCGCCTCACTCGCCAGCGACGAGGATGTCGATGAAGATGAATTCACGAGCGCATCGAACCGTTGATCTGATTGAGCTGCTGCCCGCGCGAACTGATGATCGTGTTGGCGAGCGTCGAGACGCCGTTGTATTCCTGAAGGAACTTGTTGATTTCGATGTTCTCGATGGTGCGGCTGTCGGTCGCCTCTTCACCCCGGCTGTCGGCCGCCGCCTTGAGCGCACGCAGATGGTCCGCGCGGTAGTCGCCCAACGACCCCGACGGTCCCGCATAACCGTCCTCGCCGACCTTCTTGCTGCGCGACTCCCAGTCCTTCAGCGTCTTCTTCGCGCCGCTGTCGTCGATGGTGATCCTGAGGTCGTGCTTGTCGAAGAATTCGCGGATACCGTCGCCGACTTTGGTCGTCGCCGTCGTGCTGGTGCCGAGCTTGTTGATGAGCGTTTCGATCTGGTTCGCCACATCGCGCGCTTCGCGGCCGTGCGCCTGACGCGCACGCATCGAGTCGATCTTTCGCTTGGCGTCGCCGCCGCTGGCTTGCATGAGCATGGCGGCGTGCGCAAGCAGGAGCGAATGAATGTCGACGGTGCGCGCGGACGTCAGCGTGACGTCCGGCGAGACCTGCTGCGAGGCCGACGCGGCGTAGCGATAGGCGTTCGATTGGATGGAAGTCATGGGGTCGTTCCTGAATTCGATATGAAGGGGGCAGAGATGAGACGTCAAGTGAAAGACGGTCGTCAGAGGCTGGCGGTGATCTTGCTCATGATGTCGCGCAACTTGGCGGTGACCGCGTTGCTCAACGTCAGCGCGTTCTCGTAGCGCGACAGAAACTGCTTGAGTTCGATCTGCTCGACGGTGGCCGACTCGCTCGCGCCCGACGCCATCGACTGCACACCGGCGCTGAGGCTGTCCAGGGCAGCGGCGCCGAGCGCGCCCGACGCCTGCGATGTCGACATCAGCGAGTGGCGCACCGCGAAGTCGCGCAATCCGTCCGGCAGCGACACCGTGGTCTCACTGGCGCGCAAGCGCCGCTGCATCTCGTCAATCGACGTCAGCCAGCCGCGCGCATCGCGAGCGTTCGCCGAACGGGCGCGCGCATTGCCTAGCCATTCGTCGACGCTCGCCCGCAAGCCGTCCATCTGCTCGCTTGCGCGTTGCATCGCGCTCAACAACGGGTTGTCGCCTGCGCGGCTTTGCGACGCGGAACGCGCACCCTGCACAAACACGCCGCCCAATCGCGGCGCGTCGTTAGTTTCGAGGGTTCGGTAGATCATGTCGCCCCCGTCACGCGCAGGTCCGATGCATCGCGCGACCACGCGCCGGGGCTCGCGCTGCTTCGTCATCCGTCGCAGGCACCTCGGCATTCAGCCGTTCGATCACACCGGCCAGAGCGACAGCCATGCGTTCGATCTCGCGCGCTTCCCGCTGAAACGCTTCGCTGTCGAGCAGGGCGTCGAGCCGGGCGAGCTTGTCCGCCGCCTGCGGTGTACCTGCCTTTTCCATCCGCTCGATCTCGTCGAGTACCGTCTGATAGTCGAGCGTCTGACGCGCCAGCTTGCGACCGGCCATCTGGATCTCGCCACACGCCCGCTCGTACTGTGCGAGCAGCGCGTCAGGGTCATGCGTGCCGGGGGGTGGGGAAGAGGACGCTGCCTCGGTGGCGTTCTGAGCGTTCGGCTCTTGGGGTGTTGCGGACATCTGGGACATTTCAGGGCACCTCCGTACGTTTCGTAGCCGTTGTCATTTACGACATCGGCATCGTACGGAGAGCCTCATGGTGCGCCTTTGCAAAGCCCGCCATCTCTTCCGGGAACCGGTCTCACTTCAGTCATTTCCCAGTGACGAAGCGGTTACGCGCATCGCGTTGCACGATGCGCGGCCCCTTATCCGGCGGGGCATTCCGGCCATACGACATTAGATCGAGCCTTCGGCTTCACATCTTCCCGAAGCCGCCGCCTCCCGGCGTCTCCACGACAAAGATGTCGCCCGGCTGCATCTGCGTGCGTCCGATGTGTGCCAATTCCTCGCGCGATCCGTCTACGCGCTCAACGTAGTTGGCACCCAACGCGCCGGTCCCGCCGCCTTGCGCCCCGAACGGTGCGTGCACACGATTGTTGGACAGAATCGACGCGGTCATCGGTGTGAGGAAGCGAATGCGTCGCACCGCGCCGTTACCGCCTTGCCAGCGTCCGCTGCCGCCCGACCCCACGCGAATGCGATGGCTCTCAAGACGCACCGGATAGCGCCACTCCAGCACTTCCGGATCGGTCAGACGGGAGTTCGTCATGTGCGTCTGCACAGCATCCGAACCGTTGAAGCCATTGCCCGCCCCGCTGCCGCCCGAGATGGTTTCGTAGTACTGGTAGGTCTCGTTGCCGAAGGTGAAGTTGTTCATCGTGCCCTGACTTGAGGCCACGCTGCCGAGTGCGCCGTAAAGCGCGTTGGTGATCGCCGACGACGTCTCCACGTTGCCCGACACCACCGCCGCCGGATACACGGGGTTGAGCATCGACCCCTGCGGCACGATCACCGTAAGCGGTTTCAGACAGCCCGCGTTGAGCGGGATGTCGTCGTCCACAAGCGTGCGGAAGACATACAGCACCGCCGCCATGCACACCGCACGCGGCGCGTTGAAGTTGTTCGGCAACTGCGCCGACGTGCCGGTGAAATCGATGGTGGCGCTTCGCGACGCCCGATCGACACGAATCGTCACGTCGATGACCGCACCGTTGTCGAGCGGATAACGGTAGTGCCCGTCGCCCAGCGCCCCGATCACGCGACGCACCGCCGCTTCGGCGTTGTCCTGCACGTGCCCCATGTACGCGAGCACGACGTCGCGCCCGAAGTCGTTCACCATGCGACGCAGTTCGTCCACGCCCTTCTGGTTCGCCGCGACCTGCGCGCGCAGATCGGCCATGTTCTGGTCGACGTTGCGCGCCGAGTAGCGAGCCCCGCCGAGCAGCTCGCGTGTCTCACGGTCGCGCAGTTCGCCTGCGGCCACGAGCTGCCAGTTGTCGATCAGGACCCCCTCCTCTTCGACGTGCGTCGAATCCGGCGGCATCGAACCCGGCGTGATCCCGCCGATATCCGCGTGATGGCCGCGCGAGCCGACGTAGAACAGCGGCTCCGCCGCACGCGCACCGGATGCACCGTCGTCATCTTTCACGAACACCGGCGTGATCACCGTGACGTCCGGCAGATGCGTACCTCCGTGATACGGGTCGTTGAGCATGAAGACGTCGCCCTCGCGCATCCGTCCGCGATTGCGCTCGATCACCGTCTTGATGCTCTCGCCCATCGATCCCAGATGCACCGGCATGTGCGGTGCGTTGGCGATGAGGTTGCCGTCACGGTCGAACAGCGCGCAGGAGAAGTCCAGACGCTCCTTGATGTTGACCGAGTACGCAGTGTTTTGCAGACGCAGCCCCATCTGCTCGGCAATCGACATGAAGAGGTTGTTGAAGATTTCGAGGCGCACGGGATCCGCTTGCGTGCCCAGCCCGCGCTGCGTCTCGCGGGGCACCACGCGCGTGAGCACGAGATTGCCCTGCCCCGTCATCTGGGCCTGCCAGCCCGGCTCGACGACCGTCGTGCCGCTCTTCTCCGCAACGATGGCGGGACCGTCGAGGGTGTCGCCCGCGAGCAAGGTGTCGCGCTCGAACAGCGCCGCATCGTGCCACGTACCGGCGGCGTACAGCTTCACCCGATCGATGGCTTGCGGCGCGCCGGACGTGCGTGCTTCGAGCGGTGCGATGTCGACCGGCGCGTCCGACAGTCCGATGGCCTCGACCGAGGCCACTTCGACGATCAGCGCCGCCCCGTCCATCAGGAACGAGTAGCGCTGACGGTACGCGGCTTCGAACGCGTCGCGCATTTGCGCCACGCTGCCGAACGGCACGGCGATGGCCGAGTCCGTGCCCGCATAACGCACGTGCACGCGACGCACCGTCTCGATACGCGATGGCGGTACGCCCTGCGACAGGAGTGCGTTCACGGCGTCGTCGGCCAGCGCACCGAGGGCGTCTTCGAGGGCCACAAGACCGTCGTCGGCCAGCGGCGCTTCGATCATGCGTTCGCGCATCGCCGTCTGATCGGCCAGACCCATGCCGTAGGCCGACAGCACGCCCGCGAGCGGATGGGCGAAGACCTTGGTCATACCGAGCGCATCGGCCACGCCGCACGCATGCTGACCGCCCGCGCCGCCGAACGTCGTCAGCACATAGCGACTCACGTCGTGGCCGCGCTGCACGGAGATTTTCTTGATGGCGTTGGCCATCGCGCCGATGGCGATGTCGAGGAAACCCTCGGCGAGCGCTTCGGGGGTCTGACGGCGTCCCGTCGCCTTCTCGATCTCGTCGGCCAGTGCCGTGAACTTCGCGACCACGACGTCGCGATCGAGCGGTTCGTTGGCGTGCGGACCGAAGACCTTCGGGAAGTGCGCGGGCTGGATCTTGCCGAGCATGACGTTGCAGTCCGTGACCGCGAGCGGGCCACCGCGACGATATGCGGCCGGACCGGGGTTCGCACCCGCCGACTCCGGGCCTACGCGCAGACGCGTGCCGTCGAACGACAACACCGAGCCGCCCCCCGCCGCCACCGTGTGAATGCTCATCATCGGTGCGCGCATGCGCACCCCGGCGACCTGCGTCTCGAACACGCGCTCGAACTCGCCGTTGTAGTGGGAGACGTCCGTCGACGTGCCGCCCATGTCGAAACCGATCACCCGCTCAAAGCCCGCAGCGCTCGACGCACGCACCATGCCGACGATGCCGCCAGCCGGACCGGAGAGAATCGCGTCCTTGCCCTGGAAGTTGTCGGCGCGCGTGAGGCCACCGCTGCTCTGCATGAATTGCAGATTCACACCCGGCATTTCCTTCGCCACCTGCTCGACGTAACGCCGCAGGATCGGCGACAGATACGCGTCCACCACGGTGGTATCGCCGCGCGAGACCAGCTTCATCAGCGGCGAAACTTCATGTGAGACGGACACTTGTGTGAAGCCGATGTCGCGCGCCATCGCGGCGAGCGTCTTCTCGTGTGTCTGATAGCGATAGCCATGCATCAGCACGATGGCGATTGCGCGAATGCCCTTCGCGTACAGCGCTTCGAGCGCGCTACGCGCAGCGACGACATCCAGCTCGCGAACGACATCGCCGTGCGCACCGACACGCTCGTCGATTTCCACGACGTCGGCGTACAGCGCTTCAGGCAGCGCGATGTCGAGATCGAACAGTCGCGGACGATTCTGATACGCGATGCGCAGCGCGTCGCGAAAGCCGTGCGTGGTCACGAGCGCCAGCGGTTCGCCCTTGCGTTCGAGCAAGGCGTTGGTTGCCACTGTCGTGCCCATCTTCACCATATCCACGAGATCGGGCGTGATCGGCTCGCCAGCGCTCAGCCCCAGCAGGTGACGGATGCCCGCGACGGCGGCGTCGCGGTACTGCTCGGGGTTCTCCGAGAGCAACTTGCGTGTGACGAGCGTGCCGTCCGGGCGACGCGCCACGATGTCGGTAAAGGTGCCGCCACGGTCGATCCAGAACTGCCAGCGCGATGCGGTCTGATGCGCAGGCGCGCGGTTTTGGGCAGAAGGCGTGAGAGCGTTCGTCATGATGTCATTCGCAAAACAGAGGGGTGTCAATCGGGGGAGAGCCAGCGAGAGGCAAGCGCGTGGCGAGGGCGGGCGGCGCAGCGTGCACCACCCGCCCTCCGTCAGTCGATTAGTGCGAGGTGGTTTCGAGCGATTCGAGTTCGCGACCGCGTGTCTCAGGCAGCGTGAGGGCTGCGATGATCAGCACGCCGTAGGCCACACCGGCGAAGATGCCGATGGTCGTGCCCAGACCGTATTCCTTCGAGAGCATGCCGATCAGGAACGGGAACAGTGCGCCGACGGCACGGCCGACGTTGTAGCAGAAGCCTTGTCCGGAGCCGCGAACCCGCGTGGGGAACAACTCGGTCAGGAACGCGCCCATGCCGCTGAAGATGCCCGACGCGAAGAAACCGAGCGGGAAGCCGAGCCAGAACATCGCGCTGTCGGTCAGCGGCAGCGAGGTGTACGAGAACGCGATCACCATCGAGCCCACAGCGAACAGAATGAAGTTCGGCTTACGGCCCAGACGATCCGTCAGATACGAGCTCGCGAGATAGCCGACCCACGAACCGAAGATGATCATCGCGAGATAGCCGCCGGTGCCCATCA
The Pandoraea oxalativorans genome window above contains:
- a CDS encoding serine hydrolase domain-containing protein; the encoded protein is MNVERHSRPAGARNTAQSVMPGDWHAVAHAMGRTGASARRVVLTILLGTATLMTAGHTLAQTPSNAPSNAAASSATAITNTTGAVVALPSSGAVTPIKPAVPIGQTTIAQGIAQLKERYNLSHVWLRTESDGGVALEAATPGDEVQQLLPVASLSKSVTAIGIALLVQQGKLSLDARLSDLLTEYAKAHGKPLDPSLRELTVRRLLAHRAGLATNGFNDPVNGLFSGLAIRRVGGSADFFNYLDAGEASHSTGRSDFVYSNVSYLLLGMVIEAVSGEDYKDFCEKHIFAPLGVADAKLPESWRLLAPFAGWQMSTGALLKVWRVFDVRHPSLLTEKTLRALLLDKQSGPVNSDRDVYYTLGVFLLPGAGDRSYRVSHDGIADFFRTQSTYYTVVEKTVPGDSWALVVSPIPPRGQFGALQRDARRIIRQARLVP
- a CDS encoding GIY-YIG nuclease family protein, with protein sequence MTVAAPKPWYLYLLECAGGRIYTGITVDVEARYAAHVAGKGARFTRAYPPSRVLLSLSFSDRSTASRAEYRIKQLSASQKRGLIAGTYACDFSDLATRADIADRADLGHAAVAEPSLKAPDAPVE
- a CDS encoding SLC13 family permease, which translates into the protein MNETVSSETLHASNLLRRERLRARLRALGGYAAFVLLALALWAASHGSTTLGLSPTAAQAAVLVLFTIGAWAFGLFPEPVTTLTFFLLATLLHVAKPEVIFAGFHSAAWWLVFGGAVTGLAVRTTGLGSRLASTVFALKRPTYPRYVASVMVAAVGLAFVMPSTTGRILLLIPIVLALADRIGLTEGRRGRTGLVMMVAAASYMPPTTILPANIPNSVLMGAADSFYGVKLHYAPYLLLHFPVLGALKAVILVWVVCRLFPDDGPLTNTSTTTAPPLTADARHLSILLALALAGFATDAWHSISPAWISVAAAIICLLPAIHIVTPKTFTDQMQITPLIYVAGFLGVGAVVADSGLGEKVARLCLDAVGMVPGTPVTNAAWLIAIGAAIGLVATLPGLPAVLTPLAGQLSTASGLPLYTVLMLQVPVFSTVLLPYQSPPMMIAMHLGGVGMRDGTRLTVVMTVISLVLLFPLDYVWWRVLGMLP
- the sctE gene encoding type III secretion system translocon subunit SctE, whose product is MRNDKRSDDWLASEDFLPDDVDTGAWQEAESAFARLLQRLYSLGGAMAADGMNPPSSFGVTDLASLEKLDPSTLVMVASMISMQAMGDTAKSTQKALELLAERQDKLRQEDLQKFREQMDAATKDADKARKGGIFGVIFDWIVAAVDVVVGAVKVVTGVLTMNPLMIAGGIADVGAGVAGIGAAVYKTMALVDPKNAEKYEAEATKWGYAQMAFQALGMVVGFGTSVRGFMVSRSVTKAATRVMKGGAGEALTKAVKAGDDAAIGAIKQRVVSEVSYQVGTEVGKRVGKSLAQNGTRTARNLAKRGFNRMAEQFTQQMVERMVSRSFDSVVKSTGKQVAKGARVTAADVTKSFSRQIGAQGRRAIVRGMWSLSGVIRGGVVGAREITAGAIGIQRAKLQRQARDMGTEMMWLQFLMELNGDDKKRVAKRMETLSAQQGEIAASASDAVTKTGAVRIRIAASMA
- a CDS encoding CesD/SycD/LcrH family type III secretion system chaperone, producing MNSSSSTSSSLASEAHDASAADTAAIFSRFFERGGALRMLADLDESDLACVRAYALQRFKEGEIAAAQRVYFMLATLDPWSFDDWFGLGLCYQRLGQHDDALPCFAKAGVIRAADPRPSYLAGMSYESVGNAPFATKAYRATLRLCGESTQHRKLAHSARARCDALSTSSWKGNL
- a CDS encoding hydantoinase B/oxoprolinase family protein, with the translated sequence MTNALTPSAQNRAPAHQTASRWQFWIDRGGTFTDIVARRPDGTLVTRKLLSENPEQYRDAAVAGIRHLLGLSAGEPITPDLVDMVKMGTTVATNALLERKGEPLALVTTHGFRDALRIAYQNRPRLFDLDIALPEALYADVVEIDERVGAHGDVVRELDVVAARSALEALYAKGIRAIAIVLMHGYRYQTHEKTLAAMARDIGFTQVSVSHEVSPLMKLVSRGDTTVVDAYLSPILRRYVEQVAKEMPGVNLQFMQSSGGLTRADNFQGKDAILSGPAGGIVGMVRASSAAGFERVIGFDMGGTSTDVSHYNGEFERVFETQVAGVRMRAPMMSIHTVAAGGGSVLSFDGTRLRVGPESAGANPGPAAYRRGGPLAVTDCNVMLGKIQPAHFPKVFGPHANEPLDRDVVVAKFTALADEIEKATGRRQTPEALAEGFLDIAIGAMANAIKKISVQRGHDVSRYVLTTFGGAGGQHACGVADALGMTKVFAHPLAGVLSAYGMGLADQTAMRERMIEAPLADDGLVALEDALGALADDAVNALLSQGVPPSRIETVRRVHVRYAGTDSAIAVPFGSVAQMRDAFEAAYRQRYSFLMDGAALIVEVASVEAIGLSDAPVDIAPLEARTSGAPQAIDRVKLYAAGTWHDAALFERDTLLAGDTLDGPAIVAEKSGTTVVEPGWQAQMTGQGNLVLTRVVPRETQRGLGTQADPVRLEIFNNLFMSIAEQMGLRLQNTAYSVNIKERLDFSCALFDRDGNLIANAPHMPVHLGSMGESIKTVIERNRGRMREGDVFMLNDPYHGGTHLPDVTVITPVFVKDDDGASGARAAEPLFYVGSRGHHADIGGITPGSMPPDSTHVEEEGVLIDNWQLVAAGELRDRETRELLGGARYSARNVDQNMADLRAQVAANQKGVDELRRMVNDFGRDVVLAYMGHVQDNAEAAVRRVIGALGDGHYRYPLDNGAVIDVTIRVDRASRSATIDFTGTSAQLPNNFNAPRAVCMAAVLYVFRTLVDDDIPLNAGCLKPLTVIVPQGSMLNPVYPAAVVSGNVETSSAITNALYGALGSVASSQGTMNNFTFGNETYQYYETISGGSGAGNGFNGSDAVQTHMTNSRLTDPEVLEWRYPVRLESHRIRVGSGGSGRWQGGNGAVRRIRFLTPMTASILSNNRVHAPFGAQGGGTGALGANYVERVDGSREELAHIGRTQMQPGDIFVVETPGGGGFGKM